The Streptomyces sp. NL15-2K genome contains a region encoding:
- the pstA gene encoding phosphate ABC transporter permease PstA, translating into MGASVLGQGPEAGVPQARRLKGRGTPWRERLFQVSLWTSLAVGVVFLGCLLVYVVAEAWPRLDSRILTNFPDIIDPSQAGAQSAIMGTIWVIGFTALYCLPVGVLTAIYLEEYADPERWWNRAIEINIQNLAAVPSIVYGILGLGIISRGLGFGQTVLTASLTLSLLVLPTVIIAAREAIRAVPPSIREASLALGATQWQTIWRQVLPAAVPGMATGSILALSRAIGEAAPLLLLGGLTFITFNPTGPESAFTVLPIQIFNWISQSRDEFVSLAAAAIVVLLVILLVMNSLAIWLRNRYSHRW; encoded by the coding sequence ATGGGCGCCTCCGTCCTCGGCCAGGGGCCGGAGGCCGGTGTGCCTCAGGCGCGCCGGCTCAAGGGCCGCGGCACCCCATGGCGGGAGCGGTTGTTCCAGGTGAGCCTGTGGACCTCGCTCGCCGTCGGTGTGGTCTTCCTCGGCTGCCTTCTCGTCTACGTCGTCGCGGAGGCCTGGCCCCGGCTGGATTCCCGCATCTTGACGAACTTTCCCGACATCATCGACCCGTCACAGGCCGGCGCCCAGTCGGCGATCATGGGCACCATCTGGGTGATCGGCTTCACCGCGTTGTACTGCCTGCCCGTGGGCGTCCTCACCGCCATCTACTTGGAGGAGTACGCCGACCCCGAGCGGTGGTGGAACCGCGCGATCGAGATCAACATCCAGAACCTGGCGGCGGTCCCGTCGATCGTCTACGGCATCCTCGGCCTCGGCATCATCTCCCGCGGCCTCGGCTTCGGGCAGACCGTGCTCACCGCCTCGCTCACGCTGTCGCTCCTGGTCCTGCCGACCGTGATCATCGCCGCGCGGGAAGCGATCCGCGCCGTACCGCCCTCCATCCGTGAGGCATCCCTGGCGCTGGGCGCCACCCAGTGGCAGACCATCTGGCGCCAGGTGCTGCCGGCCGCGGTGCCCGGCATGGCGACCGGCTCGATCCTCGCCCTGTCCCGCGCCATCGGCGAGGCGGCCCCGCTGCTGCTGCTCGGCGGCCTGACGTTCATCACCTTCAACCCGACCGGTCCGGAGAGTGCCTTCACCGTGCTGCCGATCCAGATCTTCAACTGGATCAGCCAGTCCCGTGACGAATTCGTCTCACTCGCCGCCGCCGCGATCGTGGTCCTCCTGGTGATCCTGCTGGTCATGAACTCCCTGGCCATCTGGCTCCGCAACCGCTATTCCCACCGTTGGTGA
- a CDS encoding lysophospholipid acyltransferase family protein: MFYDMLKYVLLGPLLRLLFRPRVEGLEHVPAEGAAIVAGNHLSFADPLLMPAVLKRRITFLAKAEYFTAPGLRGRLTALVLRGAGQIPVDRSGRAAGQAALRKGLGVLAKGELLAIYPEGTRSPDGRLYKGKVGVAVLALTAQTPIIPCAMVGTFQIWPPGRLLPRRQPVTIRFGEPLDFSRFAGMAHQKTVLRAVTDEITHAIFRLSGQEYVDRYAADVKAGQANGRRG, translated from the coding sequence GTGTTCTATGACATGCTCAAATACGTCCTTCTGGGGCCGCTGCTGCGGCTGCTGTTCCGGCCGCGGGTCGAGGGGCTCGAGCATGTTCCGGCGGAGGGCGCGGCGATCGTCGCCGGGAATCACCTGTCCTTCGCGGACCCCCTCCTCATGCCCGCGGTCCTGAAACGGCGCATCACCTTCCTGGCCAAGGCGGAGTACTTCACGGCGCCGGGCCTCAGGGGCCGACTGACCGCGCTCGTTCTCCGCGGTGCCGGGCAGATTCCGGTGGACAGGTCAGGCAGGGCCGCAGGGCAGGCGGCGCTCCGAAAGGGGCTGGGGGTACTGGCGAAGGGAGAACTGCTGGCGATCTATCCGGAGGGCACGCGTTCCCCCGACGGTCGGCTGTACAAGGGCAAGGTCGGGGTGGCGGTGCTGGCGCTGACCGCGCAGACTCCGATTATCCCGTGCGCGATGGTGGGGACATTCCAGATCTGGCCTCCGGGACGCCTCCTGCCGAGACGCCAGCCGGTCACGATCCGTTTCGGGGAACCGCTGGACTTCTCGCGCTTTGCGGGGATGGCGCACCAGAAGACGGTGCTGCGGGCCGTCACGGACGAGATCACGCACGCGATCTTCCGGCTGTCTGGCCAGGAGTACGTGGACCGGTACGCGGCCGACGTGAAGGCCGGACAGGCGAACGGGCGGCGGGGCTGA
- a CDS encoding PstS family phosphate ABC transporter substrate-binding protein: MTAVLLTASACGGAASGAGDGGVEGGLSGTIRVDGSSTVAPLSTAAAQLFQGENPGVRVTVGTSGTGGGFEKFCAGETDISDASRPIDDDEKAACEKDGIAYEELQVANDGLSVVVNKDNDFAECLTVDQLRKIWEPGSKVNNWNQVDPSFPDEELELFGPGTDSGTFDYFTEAVNGEEGASRTDYSPSEDDNVTVQGVSGSKGGMGYFGLSYFEENRGELKVLKIDGGDGCVEPTARTVQDGSYKPLSRPLFIYPKASSLDKPEVEAFVEFYVENSAEIAEKAQFVPLNDQQQAELDKDLERLREQHSS; encoded by the coding sequence GTGACTGCTGTACTGCTGACTGCGAGTGCGTGCGGTGGTGCCGCCAGCGGCGCCGGCGACGGTGGCGTCGAGGGCGGCCTGTCCGGCACCATCAGGGTGGACGGTTCCAGCACGGTGGCTCCCCTGTCCACGGCTGCGGCCCAGCTGTTCCAAGGGGAGAACCCCGGTGTCAGGGTCACCGTGGGCACGTCCGGCACCGGAGGCGGCTTCGAGAAGTTCTGCGCGGGCGAGACAGACATCTCGGACGCCTCGCGCCCGATCGACGACGACGAGAAGGCGGCCTGCGAGAAGGACGGCATCGCGTACGAGGAGCTCCAGGTCGCCAACGACGGGCTGTCGGTCGTGGTGAACAAGGACAACGACTTCGCCGAGTGCCTGACCGTCGATCAGCTGAGGAAGATCTGGGAGCCCGGGTCGAAGGTCAACAACTGGAACCAGGTCGACCCCAGCTTCCCGGACGAGGAACTCGAGCTCTTCGGCCCGGGCACCGACTCGGGCACGTTCGACTACTTCACCGAGGCCGTCAACGGTGAGGAGGGGGCCTCCCGTACGGACTACTCGCCGAGCGAGGACGACAACGTCACCGTGCAGGGCGTGTCCGGCTCCAAGGGCGGAATGGGCTACTTCGGCCTGTCGTATTTCGAGGAGAACAGGGGCGAGCTGAAGGTCCTGAAGATCGATGGCGGTGACGGCTGCGTCGAGCCGACCGCCAGGACCGTGCAGGACGGCAGCTACAAGCCGCTGTCACGGCCGCTGTTCATCTACCCGAAGGCGTCCTCGCTGGACAAGCCGGAGGTCGAGGCGTTCGTCGAGTTCTATGTGGAGAACAGCGCCGAGATCGCTGAGAAGGCCCAGTTCGTGCCGCTGAACGACCAGCAGCAGGCCGAGCTGGACAAGGACCTGGAGAGGCTGCGGGAGCAGCACAGCTCATGA
- a CDS encoding STAS domain-containing protein — MAGPTPAAWDALRAAVSARDLVDVDCGGLTFCHCSGLTALLAAARAAEAGGSALRLRAVR; from the coding sequence GTGGCGGGCCCGACGCCGGCCGCGTGGGACGCTCTCCGGGCCGCCGTGTCCGCGCGCGATCTCGTCGACGTGGACTGTGGCGGGCTGACCTTCTGCCACTGCTCCGGCCTGACCGCGCTCCTGGCCGCCGCCCGCGCGGCCGAGGCCGGCGGAAGCGCGCTGCGACTGCGTGCGGTCCGGTAA
- a CDS encoding ABC transporter ATP-binding protein codes for MGTTDTRGPTPGRSAVVLALRRYGRELLRLRRLALPALLLPAVGNIGIRYVAPLLIAKLAGQAADDGGLTLSSALPYVLGFGVTLLLAEAVWRVGQHCLNRVDALGMEHLYVSGMDELLAKDAAFFHDNFAGSLTKRVLSFGKRFEDFVDTVTYRIVGSLVPLVFGAVVLWSYEPMLVAGLLVMIVLTVVAATPLIRRRQRLVNDREAAIARVSGHVADSLVNMETIRAFAAEEREADEHRSRVADSRRLTLRSWDYGNLRVDTLIAPMSVLTNVLGLLVAIAFGGSGQGVEEVVVAFTYYSNATQIMFEFNQIYRRLESSMTEAAQFTELLLDPPTVLDPPEPETLAPRDTGIRFEAVTFAHAGAKPIFRGLSLDVPAGARIGLVGRSGGGKTTLTRLLLRMSDIDAGRILIGGQDISRLRQTDLRSLIAYVPQEPAMFHRSLRDNIAFARPGATDDEIHAAAAAAHVTEFADQLPDGFATLVGERGVKLSGGQRQRVALARAILRDAPILLLDEATSALDSESELLVQDALWRLMDGRTALVVAHRLSTVAGMDRLVVLDHGSVVEQGSHEELLAAKGAYAKLWQHQSGGFLGESTESALGPPVPGAGLSGLPGPADPAPDGDHRRSSHARTSTGPT; via the coding sequence ATGGGGACAACAGATACGCGAGGGCCGACGCCGGGCAGGAGCGCGGTCGTTCTGGCACTGCGCCGCTACGGCCGTGAACTGCTGCGACTACGACGGCTGGCCCTGCCCGCGCTGCTGCTGCCGGCCGTGGGCAACATCGGCATCCGCTACGTCGCGCCACTCCTGATCGCCAAACTGGCAGGACAGGCCGCCGACGACGGAGGTCTCACCCTCAGCTCGGCGCTGCCGTACGTGCTGGGCTTCGGCGTGACACTGCTGCTCGCCGAGGCCGTGTGGCGGGTCGGGCAGCACTGCCTGAACCGCGTGGACGCCCTCGGCATGGAACACCTGTACGTGAGCGGCATGGACGAACTCCTCGCCAAGGACGCGGCATTCTTCCACGACAACTTCGCAGGCTCCCTGACCAAACGGGTGCTGAGCTTCGGCAAGCGCTTCGAGGACTTCGTCGACACGGTGACGTACCGGATCGTGGGCAGTCTCGTCCCCCTGGTGTTCGGTGCCGTGGTGCTGTGGAGCTACGAACCGATGCTCGTCGCCGGCCTTCTTGTGATGATCGTGCTGACCGTGGTGGCCGCGACACCACTGATCCGTCGCCGGCAGAGGCTCGTCAACGACCGTGAGGCGGCGATCGCCCGGGTCTCCGGCCACGTTGCCGACAGCCTCGTGAACATGGAGACCATCCGGGCGTTCGCGGCCGAGGAGCGGGAGGCCGACGAGCACCGCAGCCGTGTCGCGGACTCCCGGCGCCTGACGCTGAGGTCGTGGGACTACGGCAATCTGCGCGTCGACACCCTGATCGCCCCCATGTCCGTGCTGACCAACGTGCTGGGTCTGTTGGTCGCCATCGCCTTCGGTGGCTCGGGCCAGGGAGTGGAGGAGGTCGTCGTCGCTTTCACCTACTACTCCAACGCGACCCAGATCATGTTCGAGTTCAACCAGATCTACCGGCGTCTGGAAAGCTCGATGACCGAGGCCGCGCAGTTCACGGAGCTGCTGCTGGATCCGCCCACCGTGCTCGACCCGCCGGAACCCGAAACGCTCGCCCCGCGGGACACCGGCATCCGCTTCGAGGCGGTGACCTTCGCCCACGCCGGTGCGAAGCCGATCTTCCGGGGACTCTCCCTGGACGTGCCCGCAGGCGCACGGATCGGTCTGGTCGGCAGGTCCGGCGGCGGCAAGACCACGCTCACCCGGCTCCTGCTGCGGATGTCGGACATCGACGCCGGTCGCATCCTGATCGGTGGGCAGGACATCAGCCGGCTGCGCCAGACCGACCTGCGCTCACTGATCGCCTACGTCCCGCAGGAACCCGCCATGTTCCACCGCAGCCTGCGGGACAACATCGCCTTCGCCCGGCCCGGCGCCACCGACGACGAGATCCACGCGGCGGCCGCGGCCGCGCACGTCACGGAATTCGCCGACCAGCTCCCGGACGGCTTCGCCACCCTGGTGGGGGAGCGGGGAGTCAAACTCTCGGGCGGCCAGCGCCAACGCGTCGCCCTCGCCAGGGCCATCCTGCGCGACGCGCCGATCCTGCTGCTCGACGAGGCGACCAGCGCGCTGGACTCGGAGAGCGAGCTCCTCGTCCAGGACGCCCTGTGGCGGTTGATGGACGGACGTACGGCCCTCGTGGTCGCCCACCGTCTGAGCACCGTCGCCGGCATGGACCGTCTCGTCGTCCTCGATCACGGAAGCGTCGTCGAACAGGGCAGCCACGAGGAGCTGCTCGCGGCGAAGGGTGCCTACGCCAAGCTGTGGCAGCACCAGTCGGGCGGCTTCCTCGGCGAGAGCACCGAGTCGGCCCTCGGACCCCCGGTCCCAGGAGCCGGTCTCAGCGGACTGCCCGGACCGGCCGACCCGGCGCCGGACGGGGACCACAGGAGGTCGTCGCACGCTCGTACGAGCACCGGGCCCACATGA
- a CDS encoding LysR substrate-binding domain-containing protein: MWEEGGQPVVAVEVDTIDDWQSYIAAGVGIGVTPASTAWMHPHAEISYLPLRDAPPVPVYLVWASNNRHPALSSFIQLARDVVAEGAE, encoded by the coding sequence CTGTGGGAGGAGGGCGGGCAACCCGTGGTGGCGGTGGAGGTGGACACGATCGACGACTGGCAGAGCTACATCGCCGCCGGTGTCGGGATCGGCGTGACCCCGGCCTCCACCGCCTGGATGCACCCGCATGCCGAGATCAGCTACCTCCCCCTGCGGGACGCGCCACCGGTGCCGGTGTACCTGGTCTGGGCTTCCAACAATCGCCATCCTGCGCTGAGCTCCTTCATCCAGTTGGCGCGGGACGTGGTGGCGGAGGGGGCCGAGTAG
- the pstB gene encoding phosphate ABC transporter ATP-binding protein PstB: MTPESSRRLHRLRQRALRSSRSATATSPSDAPDPTTTPQVAFRDAPSLTSPVFEVGSLSVFYGDHEAVRDVNMTIGDRQITAMIGPSGCGKSTVIRCFNRMNDLIPTARVAGKIRYHDENLYGKDVDPIEVRRRIGMVFQKPNPFPKSIYDNIAYGPRVGGFKGNLDDLVEETLTHAALWEEVKDKLKTSALALSGGQQQRLCIARTIAVKPEVILMDEPCSALDPIATAKIEDLMEHLAQEFTIVVVTHNMQQAARVSHRTAFFTTDVGGEGERHGRLVEYDETARIFSNPSDQRTEDYITGRIG, from the coding sequence ATGACCCCAGAGTCCTCCCGACGCCTCCACCGCCTTCGTCAACGGGCCCTTCGATCCTCGCGGTCGGCCACCGCGACCTCCCCCTCCGATGCCCCCGACCCCACCACCACCCCGCAGGTCGCCTTCCGCGACGCACCGTCGCTGACCAGCCCGGTCTTCGAGGTCGGCAGCCTGTCGGTGTTCTACGGCGACCACGAGGCCGTCCGCGACGTCAACATGACCATCGGCGACCGTCAGATCACCGCGATGATCGGTCCGTCCGGCTGCGGCAAGTCCACCGTGATCCGCTGCTTCAACCGGATGAACGACCTCATCCCCACGGCCCGGGTGGCCGGGAAGATCCGCTACCACGACGAGAACCTGTACGGGAAGGACGTCGACCCCATCGAGGTGCGGCGCCGCATCGGCATGGTCTTCCAGAAGCCCAACCCGTTCCCCAAATCGATCTACGACAACATCGCCTACGGGCCTCGGGTGGGCGGCTTCAAGGGCAACCTCGACGACCTGGTGGAGGAGACCCTCACCCACGCCGCGCTGTGGGAGGAGGTCAAGGACAAGCTGAAGACCTCGGCGCTGGCCCTCTCGGGCGGGCAGCAGCAGCGGCTGTGCATCGCCCGCACCATCGCGGTCAAGCCGGAGGTGATCCTGATGGATGAACCCTGCTCGGCCCTGGACCCGATTGCCACGGCGAAGATCGAGGACCTCATGGAGCACCTGGCGCAGGAGTTCACGATCGTCGTCGTCACGCACAACATGCAGCAGGCCGCACGCGTCTCGCACCGCACCGCCTTCTTCACCACGGACGTCGGCGGGGAGGGGGAGCGGCACGGCCGTCTGGTCGAGTACGACGAGACGGCACGCATCTTCTCCAACCCCTCCGACCAGCGGACCGAGGACTACATCACCGGCCGAATCGGCTGA
- a CDS encoding TMEM165/GDT1 family protein, with translation MFDVSVIAVTFGIIFVTELPDKTAVAVVMLATRYRAGYVFTGIASGFAVHVVPAVIAGILLAMLPNRWLQAASAVLFLVGAVILLASRRQATEEQVEQLDDQSFWKAAGAGFTPILVAEFGDLTQIMTAGLAARYGAPVSVGIGSVAGLWSVAALGILGGRTLVRHVPLRFITRVAAVVLAALAAFSLYQAVAG, from the coding sequence GTGTTCGACGTATCCGTCATCGCCGTCACCTTCGGCATCATCTTCGTCACCGAACTGCCCGACAAGACGGCCGTGGCTGTTGTGATGCTCGCGACCCGCTACCGGGCCGGCTACGTCTTCACGGGCATCGCGTCCGGTTTCGCGGTCCACGTCGTGCCGGCGGTCATCGCGGGGATCTTGCTGGCGATGCTGCCGAACCGATGGCTGCAAGCGGCATCCGCGGTGCTCTTCCTGGTGGGAGCGGTGATCCTTCTGGCGAGCCGGCGGCAGGCGACCGAAGAACAAGTCGAGCAGCTGGACGACCAGTCCTTCTGGAAGGCGGCGGGCGCGGGCTTCACGCCGATCCTGGTCGCGGAGTTCGGCGATCTGACACAGATCATGACCGCCGGCCTGGCCGCCCGCTACGGTGCGCCGGTGTCTGTGGGTATCGGTTCGGTGGCGGGGCTGTGGTCGGTGGCCGCGCTCGGCATTCTGGGTGGGCGCACTCTCGTGAGGCACGTGCCGTTGCGGTTCATCACGCGCGTGGCCGCCGTGGTGCTGGCGGCGTTGGCGGCCTTCAGCCTGTACCAGGCGGTCGCCGGCTGA
- the pstC gene encoding phosphate ABC transporter permease subunit PstC, with protein sequence MTPTGTGRRAASGGPGFLRRSQPRYGEKAVKVLLVAASLVSVLTTVGIVIALIPPAAEFFGEVSFGDFITGTDWSPLFKPPHFGVLPLVTGTLMVTLIALLVAVPLGLGAAVYLSEYARPGVRTFFKPILEVLAGIPTVVYGFFALQAVTPLLQDIWPGDEGPEVFNALSAGFVMGIMIIPTIASLSEDAMNAVPNDLRDGAFALGSSRMQVATRVVFPAALSGIVAAIVLGVSRAVGETMIVAIAAGGRPNLSFDPLQGMQTMTAFIAAAGIGDLPTGSIGYQTIFAVGSLLFVMTLVMNLVSIRLVRRFREVYE encoded by the coding sequence ATGACCCCTACGGGTACCGGGCGGAGAGCCGCCTCAGGAGGCCCCGGCTTCCTGAGGCGGTCCCAGCCGCGCTATGGCGAGAAGGCCGTCAAGGTGCTGCTGGTGGCCGCCTCGCTGGTCTCGGTGCTGACCACCGTCGGCATCGTCATCGCGCTCATCCCGCCCGCCGCCGAGTTCTTCGGCGAGGTCAGCTTCGGCGACTTCATCACCGGCACCGACTGGTCGCCGCTGTTCAAGCCGCCGCACTTCGGCGTCCTGCCCCTGGTCACCGGCACACTGATGGTCACGCTCATCGCGCTGCTGGTCGCCGTGCCGCTGGGGCTGGGGGCGGCGGTGTACCTGAGCGAGTACGCCAGGCCCGGGGTCCGCACGTTCTTCAAGCCGATCCTGGAGGTCCTCGCCGGTATCCCCACCGTCGTGTACGGCTTCTTCGCACTGCAGGCTGTCACCCCGCTGCTGCAGGACATCTGGCCCGGTGACGAGGGCCCGGAGGTCTTCAACGCCCTCTCGGCGGGCTTCGTCATGGGCATCATGATCATCCCGACGATCGCCTCGCTCTCCGAGGACGCCATGAACGCCGTACCGAACGACCTGCGTGACGGAGCCTTCGCGCTGGGATCGTCCCGCATGCAGGTCGCCACGAGGGTCGTCTTCCCCGCCGCGTTGTCCGGCATCGTCGCCGCGATCGTGCTCGGTGTATCGCGCGCGGTCGGCGAGACGATGATCGTCGCGATCGCCGCGGGTGGCCGGCCCAACCTGTCCTTCGACCCTCTCCAGGGCATGCAGACGATGACCGCGTTCATCGCGGCGGCCGGCATCGGCGACCTGCCGACCGGCTCCATCGGCTATCAGACGATCTTCGCGGTGGGTTCGCTGCTGTTCGTCATGACGCTGGTGATGAACCTGGTCAGCATCCGCCTGGTGCGCAGGTTCCGGGAGGTGTACGAGTGA
- a CDS encoding heavy metal translocating P-type ATPase, with the protein MTSTLTAPAPPVHRAAASPPRRRTRILALSEARWALTALVLFLIALPLHLLGAPVWLWGPLYAAVYVTGGWEPGWEGLKALKDKTLDVDLLMVVAALGAAAIGQVLDGALLIVIFATSGALEAVATARTADSVRGLLDLAPSTATRLLPDGSEESVPAEQLAVGETILVRPGERVGADGRVVAGASEVDQATITGEPLPVTKEAGDEVFAGTVNGTGALQVRVEREPSDSVIARIVKMVEEASETKAPTQLFIEKIEQRYSVGMVTATVAVFAVPLLFGDDLQSALLRAMTFMIVASPCAVVLSTMPPLLSAIANAGRHGVLAKSAVAMERLGQIGTVALDKTGTLTEGTPRVTDIRPLTGSGLTEDALLALAAAAEHPSEHPLARAVVDAARERRLALADADGFTSTPGQGVTATVESRTVQVGSPDRLLTTGTGRVHAVVHGLEDAGRTTVVVLVDGEPAGVLGLTDRLRPDAAATIAALTALTGRAPTLLTGDNERAAQQLAAEVGITDVRAGLLPEDKVAAVRAWEREGRKVLVVGDGVNDAPALAAAHTGIAMGKAGSDLALETADAVVVRDELATIPTVVRLSRTARRLVIQNLVIAGAFIAVLVAWDLIGTLPLPLGVAGHEGSTVIVGLNGLRLLREAAWTNPGKDTA; encoded by the coding sequence ATGACTTCCACGCTGACCGCCCCCGCGCCGCCGGTGCACCGCGCCGCCGCTTCCCCACCGCGCAGGCGCACCCGGATCCTGGCGCTGTCCGAGGCCCGCTGGGCGCTGACGGCCCTGGTCCTGTTCCTGATCGCCCTCCCGCTGCACCTGCTCGGCGCCCCGGTGTGGCTGTGGGGGCCGCTTTATGCGGCCGTCTACGTCACCGGCGGCTGGGAGCCGGGCTGGGAGGGCCTGAAGGCCCTGAAGGACAAGACCCTGGACGTGGACCTGCTGATGGTGGTCGCCGCGCTCGGTGCCGCCGCCATCGGCCAGGTCCTGGACGGCGCGCTGCTGATCGTCATCTTCGCCACCTCCGGCGCCCTGGAGGCGGTGGCGACCGCCCGGACCGCGGACTCGGTGCGCGGCCTGCTCGACCTCGCACCGTCCACCGCGACCCGGCTGCTGCCCGACGGCAGCGAGGAGAGCGTGCCGGCCGAACAGCTGGCGGTCGGGGAGACGATCCTGGTCCGGCCCGGTGAGCGGGTCGGCGCGGACGGCCGGGTCGTGGCCGGCGCGAGCGAGGTGGACCAGGCCACCATCACGGGCGAGCCGCTGCCGGTGACGAAGGAGGCGGGCGACGAGGTGTTCGCGGGCACGGTCAACGGCACCGGCGCCCTGCAGGTGCGCGTGGAGCGGGAACCGTCGGACTCGGTGATCGCCCGGATCGTGAAGATGGTCGAGGAAGCCTCCGAGACCAAGGCGCCGACTCAGCTGTTCATCGAGAAGATCGAGCAGCGCTACTCGGTGGGCATGGTCACCGCCACCGTGGCGGTCTTCGCCGTCCCGCTGCTCTTCGGCGACGACCTGCAGTCGGCGCTGCTGCGCGCGATGACCTTCATGATCGTGGCGTCGCCGTGCGCCGTGGTGCTGTCCACGATGCCGCCGCTGCTGTCGGCCATCGCCAACGCCGGCCGCCACGGCGTGCTCGCCAAGTCCGCCGTCGCCATGGAACGCCTCGGTCAGATCGGCACCGTCGCCCTGGACAAGACCGGCACCCTCACCGAGGGCACCCCACGTGTCACCGACATCCGCCCGCTGACCGGCAGCGGCCTGACCGAGGACGCGCTGCTGGCCCTGGCGGCCGCCGCCGAACACCCCAGCGAGCACCCGCTGGCCCGAGCCGTCGTCGACGCCGCCCGCGAACGCCGGCTCGCGCTCGCCGACGCGGACGGCTTCACCTCCACGCCAGGACAGGGCGTCACCGCCACCGTCGAGAGCCGCACCGTCCAGGTCGGCTCCCCGGACCGGCTCCTGACCACCGGCACAGGCCGGGTCCACGCCGTCGTCCACGGGCTGGAGGACGCCGGGCGCACCACGGTGGTGGTCCTCGTCGACGGGGAACCGGCCGGGGTGCTGGGCCTCACCGACCGGCTGCGGCCCGACGCCGCCGCCACCATCGCCGCGCTCACCGCCCTGACCGGCCGCGCCCCGACCCTGCTGACCGGCGACAACGAACGCGCCGCGCAGCAGCTGGCCGCCGAGGTCGGCATCACCGACGTCCGCGCCGGGCTGCTGCCCGAGGACAAGGTGGCCGCCGTCCGCGCGTGGGAGCGGGAAGGCCGCAAGGTTCTGGTCGTCGGTGACGGCGTGAACGACGCCCCGGCCCTGGCCGCCGCGCACACCGGCATCGCCATGGGCAAGGCCGGTTCCGACCTCGCCCTGGAGACCGCCGACGCCGTCGTGGTGCGCGACGAACTAGCCACCATCCCCACCGTCGTACGGCTGTCCCGCACCGCCCGGCGCCTGGTGATCCAGAACCTCGTCATCGCCGGGGCGTTCATCGCCGTACTGGTCGCCTGGGACCTGATCGGTACGCTGCCGCTGCCGCTCGGCGTCGCCGGCCACGAGGGTTCCACCGTCATCGTCGGCCTCAACGGCCTGCGCCTGCTGCGCGAGGCCGCCTGGACCAACCCCGGGAAGGACACCGCGTGA
- a CDS encoding metalloregulator ArsR/SmtB family transcription factor, with product MGHGQKPAASDYATPRTRLTPANAPKVAETLQALATPSRLLILARLREGSCPATELADAVGMEQSACSHQLRVLRNLGLVTGTRQGRSVVYALHDNHVAGLLDQALYHIEHLHLGITDTPAEEPEPVAIA from the coding sequence ATGGGCCACGGACAGAAACCCGCCGCGAGCGACTACGCCACTCCGCGCACCCGGCTGACGCCGGCGAACGCGCCGAAGGTGGCCGAGACCCTCCAGGCCCTCGCCACCCCCTCCCGGCTGCTGATCCTGGCCCGGCTGCGGGAAGGCTCCTGCCCGGCCACCGAACTCGCCGACGCCGTCGGCATGGAACAGTCCGCCTGCTCCCACCAGCTACGCGTGCTGCGCAACCTCGGCCTGGTCACCGGCACCCGCCAAGGCCGTTCCGTCGTCTACGCGTTGCACGACAACCACGTCGCCGGACTGCTGGACCAGGCCCTGTATCACATCGAGCACTTGCACCTGGGCATCACCGACACCCCTGCCGAAGAACCCGAGCCGGTCGCGATCGCCTGA
- a CDS encoding cytochrome P450: MRNATLALLRHPHAADQLRRRPDLMPAAVEELLRYDGPVQLMLRQARRDLDLAGRNVLEGQTVLLVCGAANRDPAVFPDPHVLDFERPGGRHMAFGHGPHFCLGAALARLEGTIALEALLTRLPGLRLDGNAAQWQRSLNFRGLTRLDVTFTPLTDEQDRGPQNIPTDGPPRGLSRVTNADERPVRTGPGGVAGA, from the coding sequence GTGCGCAACGCCACACTCGCCCTGCTCCGCCACCCGCACGCGGCTGACCAGCTGCGCCGCCGGCCCGATCTGATGCCTGCCGCAGTCGAGGAGCTCCTGCGCTACGACGGCCCGGTACAGCTGATGCTGCGCCAGGCGCGGCGGGACCTGGACCTGGCGGGCCGCAACGTCCTGGAAGGGCAGACGGTGCTCCTGGTGTGCGGTGCCGCCAACCGGGATCCGGCGGTGTTTCCCGATCCCCATGTACTGGACTTCGAGCGGCCCGGCGGACGGCACATGGCGTTCGGGCACGGACCGCACTTCTGCCTCGGCGCGGCGCTGGCCCGGCTGGAAGGCACGATCGCACTGGAAGCACTCCTCACCCGGCTCCCCGGCCTGCGCCTCGACGGCAACGCGGCACAGTGGCAGCGCAGCCTCAACTTCCGCGGGCTCACCCGTCTGGACGTCACCTTCACCCCGCTCACGGACGAACAGGACAGAGGCCCGCAAAACATTCCAACCGACGGTCCCCCACGCGGCCTCAGCCGCGTGACAAATGCCGACGAGCGCCCCGTCCGGACGGGGCCCGGCGGCGTCGCAGGCGCTTGA